The Peribacillus sp. FSL P2-0133 genome has a segment encoding these proteins:
- a CDS encoding sodium:solute symporter family protein has translation MNISLLIISIFLVLALYLGIKARKGKDMDMEQFAVGGRGFGTFFIFLLIAGEIYTTFTFLGGSGWAYSKGAAAYYVPAYIFLAYVLSYWLVPKIWRYSKRHSIISQPEYFASKYKSRTMGMIVAVLGSLALVPYIVIQLKGLGIIVSEASYGAISPVAASVIGAVVVTTYVMISGIHGSAWTAILKDFMILVVVIFLGIYIPFHYFGGIQPMFETVQAAKPEMLVLADQGLSQSWFVSTVLLNALGFYLLPQTFMVVLSSNGERTLRKNAIALPLYTLLLLFVFFIGFTAILEIPGLQGADGDLSLLRLAIQTFDPWVIGVIGAAGLLTALVPASVMLMAASVGLTNSFYKVLVPAATETHQLIVSRIIIIGISIIALIVTVTGGEALAILNIMSYSLITQLAPSLFCSLPKTNIINKYGAMAGILAGVLIVLYATIADVKVATFLPDIPHVINDISTGVIALLFNILVTFIVSALTKHISMQQTEMNDLDKIS, from the coding sequence ATGAATATATCATTACTCATCATTTCCATCTTCTTGGTTCTGGCACTTTATTTAGGAATAAAAGCAAGAAAAGGGAAGGATATGGACATGGAGCAATTTGCCGTAGGGGGCAGGGGCTTCGGTACATTCTTCATTTTTCTCTTGATAGCAGGTGAAATTTATACAACTTTTACATTCCTGGGCGGAAGTGGGTGGGCTTACTCAAAAGGTGCCGCTGCTTATTATGTTCCCGCCTATATTTTCTTAGCCTACGTCCTATCATATTGGCTCGTCCCTAAAATATGGAGATATTCAAAACGCCATTCCATTATCTCTCAGCCAGAGTATTTTGCATCTAAATATAAGAGCAGGACAATGGGGATGATCGTAGCTGTATTGGGAAGCTTAGCCCTCGTGCCGTACATAGTCATACAGCTCAAAGGATTAGGTATCATTGTTTCCGAGGCATCTTACGGAGCAATTTCTCCAGTTGCTGCAAGTGTCATCGGTGCTGTTGTCGTAACTACCTATGTAATGATTTCAGGCATTCATGGATCAGCATGGACAGCCATACTGAAAGATTTCATGATCTTGGTGGTCGTTATCTTTTTAGGGATTTACATTCCATTTCATTACTTCGGAGGCATACAGCCAATGTTCGAGACCGTCCAAGCTGCTAAACCGGAAATGTTGGTTTTGGCAGATCAGGGATTGAGTCAGTCCTGGTTTGTGTCCACCGTTTTGCTGAATGCACTAGGATTTTATTTGCTGCCACAAACATTCATGGTCGTTTTATCGTCCAATGGGGAAAGGACCCTTCGCAAAAATGCGATTGCTTTACCCTTATACACATTGTTACTGCTATTCGTTTTTTTCATCGGATTTACAGCCATCTTGGAAATCCCGGGTTTGCAAGGGGCTGATGGGGATCTCTCACTTTTAAGGCTGGCGATTCAAACATTCGATCCATGGGTGATAGGGGTTATCGGAGCTGCAGGGTTATTGACGGCCCTAGTACCTGCTTCAGTCATGCTAATGGCTGCATCAGTAGGTCTGACAAATAGCTTTTACAAAGTTCTCGTCCCTGCTGCGACTGAAACACATCAATTGATTGTCTCCAGGATCATCATCATCGGTATCTCAATCATTGCTTTAATTGTAACGGTAACAGGCGGCGAGGCTTTGGCCATCTTGAATATCATGTCATACAGTTTAATTACACAACTGGCACCTTCGTTGTTTTGCAGTTTACCAAAAACCAATATAATCAATAAGTATGGTGCAATGGCAGGGATATTGGCAGGCGTCCTGATTGTTTTATATGCGACAATTGCAGATGTGAAGGTTGCTACATTCCTGCCGGATATTCCACATGTAATTAATGATATCAGTACAGGCGTCATAGCTTTGTTGTTTAATATTCTAGTAACATTCATTGTAAGTGCACTGACTAAACATATCTCTATGCAACAGACCGAAATGAATGATCTGGACAAGATATCCTAA
- a CDS encoding Zn-dependent hydrolase, with translation MKKQKLLINGERLSHTLEKFADFGRTENNGVTRLSLSEEDRLVRDYFCACCKELGMTIKLDDMGNIYATLAGLENKPPIVMGSHMDTVKKGGRFDGILGVAAGLEVVRTLVENNIQPKIPVMIVNFTNEEGARFEPSMMSSGVLSGKFEKSIMLQKTDSDGTTFESALNAIGYAGDKENRLKEATAFLELHIEQGPILERESLTIGVVECVLGMVCYEIEVTGESDHAGTTPMNMRKDAFFTANSLIMEARQKLGMLDDDLVFTMGRVNVFPNIHTVIPNKVVFSLEARHKDSNVIEKVEEVIESLTTTGLEGSCDIQVKKLWDRDTVWFEKSICNLLEQSSNTLGLPYKRMVSGAGHDAQFIASYIPTAMVFVPSINGKSHCEEELTTWEDCEKGVNVILETVLAIQTT, from the coding sequence ATGAAAAAGCAAAAATTATTAATTAATGGTGAGAGGCTGAGTCATACGCTCGAGAAATTTGCTGATTTTGGAAGGACAGAAAACAATGGAGTCACACGGCTATCCCTTTCCGAAGAAGATCGATTAGTCCGTGATTACTTTTGTGCTTGCTGTAAAGAATTGGGTATGACCATAAAGCTTGATGATATGGGGAATATTTACGCTACTTTGGCGGGACTTGAAAACAAACCGCCTATTGTGATGGGATCACATATGGATACCGTAAAAAAGGGCGGGCGGTTTGATGGTATCTTGGGTGTAGCTGCAGGCTTGGAAGTCGTGAGGACTCTGGTGGAAAATAATATCCAACCTAAAATTCCGGTAATGATCGTCAATTTTACGAACGAAGAGGGAGCCAGATTCGAACCTTCCATGATGTCTTCGGGAGTTCTTTCAGGTAAATTCGAAAAATCCATCATGCTGCAAAAGACAGATAGTGACGGAACGACTTTCGAAAGTGCTTTGAATGCCATTGGATATGCAGGGGATAAAGAGAATCGTTTAAAAGAAGCGACTGCATTTCTAGAATTGCATATTGAACAAGGGCCGATTCTTGAACGTGAATCACTAACGATCGGTGTCGTTGAATGTGTCCTTGGTATGGTGTGCTATGAGATAGAAGTTACAGGAGAATCCGATCATGCCGGAACCACCCCGATGAATATGAGAAAAGATGCTTTCTTCACTGCGAATAGCTTGATTATGGAGGCTCGTCAGAAGCTGGGCATGCTTGATGACGATTTGGTTTTTACGATGGGAAGGGTAAATGTGTTTCCTAATATCCATACGGTTATCCCTAATAAAGTGGTTTTTTCGCTAGAAGCGAGACATAAGGATTCCAATGTCATCGAAAAGGTGGAGGAAGTCATTGAAAGCCTTACAACAACAGGTTTAGAAGGCAGCTGCGACATCCAAGTGAAAAAATTATGGGACAGGGATACCGTTTGGTTCGAAAAATCCATTTGCAATTTGCTTGAGCAATCGAGTAATACACTAGGTCTACCATATAAGAGAATGGTAAGCGGTGCAGGACATGATGCACAGTTTATAGCCAGTTATATACCGACTGCCATGGTTTTCGTTCCAAGCATCAACGGTAAAAGTCATTGTGAAGAGGAACTTACTACTTGGGAAGATTGTGAAAAAGGCGTCAATGTAATATTGGAAACGGTCCTTGCCATCCAAACTACTTAA
- a CDS encoding C40 family peptidase codes for MQRLTVVVLSLFALSILVFSPNEASSREKERIAYVDVAVATLWTEPGLLRDIDASSSSNPVDLNAWIGSMNYEDKLWLVGNLETQALYGSKVTILEERGEWVKVAVANQPTPRNDIGYPGWMPKAQLKDGNSFEKQFKRGFALVNAPKTWLYSDSKLRSKFMEVSFDTRLPILQVKKDKVKVMTLSNGAKWIEKQDVSVYQNENQIPAPTGKDIVETGKGFLGLPYLWAGMSGFGFDCSGFTYTMYHANGITIPRDSSIQAQYGKKVEQENLQPGDLLFFAHDKGKGKVHHVGIFIGDGKMIHSPNSSTHVRIDEIKTSGYGEEYAGARRYID; via the coding sequence TTGCAAAGGTTAACCGTTGTAGTGCTATCTTTATTTGCTCTTAGTATTTTAGTATTCAGTCCCAATGAAGCTAGTTCAAGAGAGAAGGAGAGAATTGCCTATGTGGATGTAGCCGTGGCCACTCTTTGGACGGAGCCGGGATTATTAAGGGATATCGATGCTTCTTCATCATCGAATCCCGTTGATTTGAATGCCTGGATCGGCTCGATGAATTATGAAGACAAGCTGTGGCTTGTGGGTAACCTGGAAACACAAGCTTTATATGGTTCAAAAGTGACGATTTTAGAAGAAAGGGGTGAATGGGTGAAAGTAGCCGTTGCCAATCAACCGACGCCCCGAAATGATATTGGTTATCCAGGATGGATGCCAAAGGCACAATTAAAAGACGGAAATTCTTTTGAGAAGCAATTTAAACGAGGATTTGCCCTTGTAAATGCCCCGAAGACTTGGCTTTATTCGGATTCGAAACTTCGGTCCAAATTCATGGAGGTCAGCTTCGATACCCGCCTCCCGATATTGCAGGTTAAAAAGGATAAAGTAAAGGTGATGACACTAAGTAATGGAGCAAAATGGATAGAAAAGCAGGATGTTTCCGTCTATCAAAATGAAAATCAAATACCAGCTCCAACCGGTAAGGACATCGTTGAAACAGGAAAGGGATTTTTAGGGCTTCCTTACCTCTGGGCTGGAATGTCCGGATTTGGATTTGACTGTTCTGGATTTACCTATACAATGTACCATGCTAATGGAATAACGATCCCAAGGGACTCTTCCATTCAGGCGCAATATGGCAAAAAGGTGGAACAAGAAAATCTTCAGCCAGGTGATCTACTATTTTTTGCCCATGATAAAGGGAAAGGAAAGGTCCATCATGTCGGAATATTTATTGGTGACGGCAAAATGATCCATTCGCCTAACAGCTCAACACATGTAAGGATAGATGAAATTAAAACATCCGGATACGGAGAGGAATATGCCGGAGCAAGAAGATATATCGATTGA
- a CDS encoding DUF3311 domain-containing protein yields MDAIKLLLFVPFIGFLGLLPYANKIEPYILGMPFLLFWVAFWMVMASIILMIVYKFDPDNKGSDSE; encoded by the coding sequence TTGGATGCTATTAAGCTATTGCTTTTTGTTCCATTTATAGGGTTCTTAGGTTTATTGCCCTATGCTAATAAAATAGAACCGTACATATTGGGTATGCCTTTTTTGTTATTTTGGGTTGCATTTTGGATGGTCATGGCATCGATCATCTTAATGATTGTCTATAAGTTCGATCCTGATAATAAAGGGAGTGATTCTGAATGA
- a CDS encoding carbon-nitrogen hydrolase family protein, whose translation MKIKITACQFRVEKVSNFNEFQKQVEDLITQVPENSDYIIFPELLTIGLSAAFGEQDASSVIRIDEYTNQYKDLFSSLSRKRKQVIIAGTHMERRENEYFNIAYIFDKDGSVVEHKKTHIFPAEANWHTSEGDDLEVYSVGPVKIGIAVCYEAEIPEISRILSVNGADIIFCPSYTFTEAGFWRVRHCAHARAIENQVYFVHCPTVGEPGTPLPNGYGRASILSPCDSAWPANGIVAEAVMNEHTIITGTVDMDELYENRKNGAATTFKDRNRRKDMYAKYEPYQGLK comes from the coding sequence GTGAAAATTAAAATAACGGCTTGTCAATTTCGAGTAGAAAAAGTGTCAAATTTCAATGAATTTCAGAAACAAGTAGAGGACTTGATCACCCAAGTTCCCGAAAACTCGGATTATATCATTTTTCCTGAACTGTTAACCATCGGGTTATCAGCGGCCTTTGGAGAACAAGATGCTTCGTCCGTTATCAGGATTGATGAATATACCAATCAATACAAAGATCTTTTCAGTTCACTTTCCAGAAAAAGAAAGCAGGTCATCATTGCGGGCACGCATATGGAACGCCGCGAAAATGAATACTTCAATATCGCATACATTTTTGATAAAGATGGATCGGTCGTTGAGCATAAAAAAACTCATATCTTTCCTGCTGAAGCGAATTGGCATACTTCTGAAGGTGATGATCTGGAAGTTTACTCCGTAGGTCCGGTTAAAATAGGAATAGCGGTATGTTATGAAGCGGAGATACCTGAAATTTCAAGGATATTATCTGTGAATGGGGCCGACATCATTTTTTGCCCATCATACACATTTACTGAGGCTGGTTTTTGGCGGGTACGCCATTGCGCACATGCACGTGCAATCGAGAATCAGGTATATTTTGTTCATTGCCCCACTGTTGGTGAACCAGGGACACCGCTGCCGAACGGATACGGCCGCGCCAGTATACTTAGCCCCTGTGACAGCGCTTGGCCAGCAAATGGAATAGTAGCCGAGGCGGTAATGAATGAACATACAATCATTACCGGTACGGTCGATATGGACGAACTATATGAGAATCGAAAGAATGGTGCGGCGACCACTTTCAAGGATCGTAATCGCCGAAAAGATATGTATGCAAAATATGAGCCTTATCAAGGGCTGAAATAA